Below is a window of Plasmodium gaboni strain SY75 chromosome 6, whole genome shotgun sequence DNA.
ttattacTTAAATCACGTATATTTgatattacaaaaaatgGATAATTCAAACCATGAAAATGAAATCGTTATACATTTTGATACGAACGATGTTGATTATGTGTCTAACCctatagatatatatatgaatatgaaaaaacagcatatcaataattttaatagaaaatatatattaattaatatatatatatggagGAATTTCACAAAtgaagaaaagaaaaagtttatatatgacaacataataatgtgattataaaaatatatatatatatatatttttttttttttgtgttatatgaatataattttgttaatggtaaaaaaataatttataatattttttttttttttttgatattttgtaaaaagttttcattttgataataaaactatatattttatgtatcattctataaaaaaaaatttatgtttttaaCACATATATGTTAAACTGAAAAACTACAAAACAAAGTTTATATTgcacatataaatataggTTATATGtgaatttttattaagtTGTTAATTTTAAATGCATTGAAAATGGTaaatcaaaaaattatacaaaatggcatctaataaaaatatataataataaaataatatatatatataaatatatatatttttttacatgCATCAGtttaaaaattttcaaGGTATTCATCCACAACCTCTTCTTCATAatcatcttcatcataGGATAAGTCACCATATATCATATCCACTTCAtcttcataatttttaattgaATTTTTAACTTCGTTTGgtttctttttattaatttgtgcatatcttttttttttctctctTTGTGAAACCATTTCTTGTAATTTTCTACTAACAGTTAGTAGGTCTTTATCTTCTAATTTACTTTCACTTGCTGTAATAATTATTGATATGAATCTTTCTAAAGCTACACTCTTGGCTTTACATTTTCGTATTCTTCCTGCTAATATTTCACCTAAGGTTTCACAGTCTTTTATGCTATTTAATGGGGTACTTTCTAGagttataattttttcGGTTACTTTAGGTTTTACTTTGTTTTCAGTTTCttctatttttttctttttattatcacttATATCTAAAAAGTCTGCTATATCAtctaaattattttgtaaaattttttttttaatggCTTCATCCT
It encodes the following:
- a CDS encoding hypothetical protein (conserved Plasmodium protein, unknown function), with the translated sequence MNKTNEVDDWTEWLDDDDEKREDEFNIDSTKDEAIKKKILQNNLDDIADFLDISDNKKKKIEETENKVKPKVTEKIITLESTPLNSIKDCETLGEILAGRIRKCKAKSVALERFISIIITASESKLEDKDLLTVSRKLQEMVSQREKKKRYAQINKKKPNEVKNSIKNYEDEVDMIYGDLSYDEDDYEEEVVDEYLENF